The following are from one region of the Prosthecobacter debontii genome:
- a CDS encoding beta strand repeat-containing protein: protein MNRILPASGSRTLVAYSFPSRIARCQMLVAMILVMMMAVQSLSAANGTWSGTVTGTTAWNDLNNWQGSAIAGNNAGTLNSDLATFGTTTAVTLITIDANRIIGSMLFNGSDTAGVYTIGSAGANLGEALRLSNGGNITVGSTAKTVTTIDAPLILMPASTTTAGVYTLTNNSADVDGDPNNYKLNVTGNISGGDTNSTITLNLTGSAGSRSVNTSGNTISGLISNGGALGGLSISLTGADGGDRGAWTLTNDSNSFTGNVTVNNGTLYFTSIADAGQNSAIGAGNTLTMQNGAQVKYAGPAASTNRTITGSGSLYSQGTGALTLTGTFLPVGTITFRGSQNFIIESVIGGTGSLNRTDPGTVYLNNVNSFSGNVSAQDGAFRFASIADKGIASGIGAGTTITLGQNSNTVGRIEFTGANGGSSNRDIRLQNGNGASSGNGRIDNTVAGQTLTLSGTVRSTSTDATHVSSLNLTGVGNGIMSGIIGGTNANASATIAMQLTKTGTGTWALAAANNYSRGTLISAGTLLATNTTGSATGTGNVITSGTGTLGGTGIVSGGSGASITIASGTKLMVGNTHLTASGDVGTAGYTGAASQLRLGSATDVAITLAGTLQFDLFGAGSSDRLVLATTASTITLGGQISVANVSNQGRPAWTAGSWQILDWTGAASATQSGVFTFDFANAPLASGYSWVTTDVYSTGNISIVKTANNHTWLGGASSSWADAANWEASTVPTSSTDVFFLNSTANLTSAINGDKSVKNLFFSGEQNYTINTGSGGVLYSHGNTLEVLGGVQNFGVQLRPSSPNVANYYIINQGTLNLTQPVMWHRQGTGTVYNMNLVFEGSGNTSVNYFTRRANTYDLNIVKNGTGTLTVTFGTLTEALENAAGSITGTTTVNAGKLRLNNEWNLGTNPAAFNGAHLTLNGGTVSAYATFTMDDANRGITIGANGGTLEVEGTNTWTVANAVTGSGNLTKTGTGTLAFTGANNTHAGTFEINAGTVQISSGAFSGTGATTVTYGAQLVGTGTVQANSFSLVEGAGLQAGNITSGTATGNGTLTFTPASGVGHYDFQTNSGILLSITSATNQSALDSTFGGNILGSAGYNAYVDAISGAGNHDQLVFNGGTGSTLDFSGRITVESASFTPVAGQVFNLLDWSSLIAADFSSFNVGTLRNGADDDASQFNLPNISGSGLYWDVSRFTTSGALVIVAVPEPSRALLLGGSLGLLMLRRRRRC, encoded by the coding sequence ATGAACAGAATCTTGCCCGCATCGGGTTCGAGAACTCTTGTCGCCTATTCTTTCCCATCTCGGATCGCCAGATGCCAGATGCTGGTCGCCATGATCCTCGTCATGATGATGGCGGTTCAATCGCTCTCGGCAGCCAACGGCACCTGGTCAGGGACGGTGACGGGAACGACGGCCTGGAATGACTTGAACAACTGGCAGGGTAGCGCGATCGCAGGCAACAACGCGGGGACACTCAATAGTGACTTGGCGACGTTTGGCACCACCACGGCAGTGACGCTGATCACCATCGATGCCAACCGCATCATCGGGTCCATGCTTTTCAATGGCTCAGATACCGCTGGAGTTTACACCATCGGCAGTGCCGGGGCCAATCTCGGCGAAGCTTTGAGACTGAGCAATGGAGGTAACATCACCGTCGGTTCGACCGCCAAGACCGTCACCACCATTGATGCGCCACTGATCCTCATGCCCGCCTCAACCACGACCGCCGGGGTTTATACCTTGACCAACAACTCTGCGGATGTGGACGGTGACCCGAACAACTATAAGCTGAATGTCACAGGCAACATCTCAGGGGGCGACACGAACTCCACCATCACGCTGAATCTGACCGGCTCAGCCGGAAGTCGAAGTGTGAATACCTCTGGCAATACGATCAGCGGCCTTATCTCCAATGGGGGAGCTCTGGGTGGACTCTCCATCTCTCTGACTGGTGCCGATGGGGGAGATCGTGGTGCATGGACGCTGACCAATGATAGCAATAGCTTCACGGGCAATGTCACGGTCAATAACGGAACGCTCTACTTCACCAGTATCGCCGATGCCGGTCAAAACAGCGCCATCGGAGCGGGCAACACACTCACCATGCAGAACGGTGCGCAGGTGAAGTATGCGGGGCCCGCAGCGAGCACCAACCGCACGATCACCGGCAGCGGCTCCCTCTACAGCCAAGGCACGGGAGCGCTGACTCTGACCGGCACCTTTCTCCCTGTGGGCACAATCACGTTCCGTGGCAGCCAGAATTTCATCATTGAGAGCGTCATCGGAGGCACGGGCAGTCTGAACCGCACGGATCCAGGCACCGTGTATTTGAACAATGTGAACAGCTTTAGCGGGAATGTCAGTGCTCAAGATGGAGCTTTCCGATTTGCCTCCATTGCAGATAAAGGCATCGCGTCGGGCATTGGCGCTGGAACGACCATCACCCTCGGGCAAAATAGCAACACAGTCGGGCGAATCGAGTTCACGGGGGCAAATGGGGGATCGAGCAACCGCGATATCCGCCTCCAGAATGGTAACGGTGCCAGCAGCGGCAATGGCCGAATCGACAACACGGTGGCGGGGCAAACGCTGACACTGAGCGGCACCGTGCGCAGCACCAGCACGGATGCGACCCATGTCTCCAGCCTCAATCTGACTGGTGTGGGTAACGGCATCATGAGCGGCATCATCGGCGGCACCAATGCCAATGCCAGTGCCACCATTGCGATGCAACTGACCAAGACAGGGACGGGAACCTGGGCACTGGCGGCCGCCAATAATTACTCCCGTGGCACCTTGATCAGTGCCGGGACTCTCTTGGCCACGAACACCACCGGTTCCGCCACGGGGACAGGGAATGTGATCACCAGCGGCACAGGCACCCTGGGTGGAACCGGGATCGTATCCGGCGGCAGTGGTGCGAGCATCACCATCGCCTCGGGCACGAAGCTCATGGTGGGAAATACCCACCTAACAGCCAGCGGTGATGTCGGCACCGCAGGTTATACCGGAGCCGCCTCCCAGCTACGGCTAGGCTCCGCGACGGATGTGGCCATCACCTTAGCCGGCACCCTACAGTTTGATTTGTTCGGTGCAGGCAGCTCGGACCGTCTGGTGCTGGCGACGACGGCTTCCACGATCACGCTGGGCGGGCAGATCTCGGTCGCCAATGTGAGCAACCAAGGACGCCCAGCATGGACGGCTGGGAGCTGGCAGATCCTTGATTGGACAGGGGCTGCATCCGCGACTCAAAGCGGTGTGTTTACCTTTGACTTTGCCAATGCGCCTTTGGCCAGTGGCTACAGTTGGGTGACGACGGATGTTTACAGCACCGGAAACATCTCCATCGTTAAAACCGCCAACAATCATACTTGGTTAGGCGGCGCCAGCTCTTCCTGGGCTGATGCGGCCAACTGGGAGGCCAGCACTGTGCCCACCTCCAGCACGGACGTGTTTTTTCTCAATTCCACGGCAAACCTCACCAGCGCCATCAATGGGGATAAGAGTGTCAAAAATTTGTTCTTCAGTGGTGAGCAAAATTACACCATCAATACGGGGTCTGGGGGGGTGCTTTATTCCCACGGTAACACTTTAGAAGTCTTGGGGGGGGTGCAAAATTTTGGCGTTCAACTTCGCCCATCGAGCCCGAACGTTGCGAATTATTACATTATCAACCAAGGCACTCTAAACCTGACTCAACCCGTCATGTGGCATCGCCAAGGAACAGGGACGGTTTATAACATGAATCTCGTGTTCGAGGGATCGGGAAATACCTCGGTGAACTACTTCACTCGACGGGCGAACACCTATGACCTGAACATTGTTAAAAATGGCACAGGGACGTTGACCGTGACCTTTGGCACATTGACAGAAGCACTCGAGAATGCAGCTGGCTCCATCACAGGCACGACGACCGTCAATGCCGGTAAATTGCGGTTGAACAATGAGTGGAACTTAGGCACCAATCCCGCCGCCTTCAACGGGGCTCATCTGACCCTCAATGGCGGCACGGTGAGCGCCTATGCCACTTTCACCATGGATGATGCCAATCGAGGCATCACGATTGGTGCTAATGGCGGGACGCTGGAGGTGGAAGGCACAAATACCTGGACGGTGGCCAATGCTGTGACTGGCAGTGGTAATTTGACCAAAACAGGCACGGGCACGCTTGCGTTCACCGGTGCAAATAACACCCATGCCGGGACATTCGAAATCAATGCAGGCACAGTCCAGATCAGCAGTGGAGCTTTCAGCGGCACCGGTGCGACGACCGTGACCTATGGAGCTCAGCTTGTCGGCACTGGCACAGTCCAGGCTAACTCTTTCAGTTTGGTCGAAGGGGCTGGCTTGCAAGCGGGGAACATCACCAGCGGGACTGCAACAGGCAATGGCACACTGACTTTCACCCCGGCTTCGGGCGTGGGGCATTACGATTTCCAGACCAATTCTGGCATTCTGCTCAGCATCACCAGCGCGACGAATCAGAGTGCGCTGGACTCGACCTTCGGCGGCAATATCCTCGGAAGTGCTGGTTATAATGCCTATGTGGATGCCATCAGTGGCGCCGGAAATCATGATCAGCTCGTTTTCAATGGTGGCACGGGTTCGACGCTTGATTTCAGCGGTCGTATTACAGTGGAGAGTGCCTCGTTCACTCCAGTTGCCGGGCAGGTGTTTAATCTGCTGGATTGGTCCAGCTTGATTGCGGCAGACTTTTCCAGCTTCAATGTCGGCACCTTGCGGAATGGAGCGGACGATGATGCCAGCCAGTTCAATTTGCCGAACATCAGCGGCAGCGGTCTCTACTGGGATGTCAGCCGGTTTACCACCAGCGGTGCCTTGGTCATCGTGGCGGTGCCGGAGCCGAGCCGGGCGTTACTCTTGGGGGGCAGCCTAGGGCTGCTCATGCTGCGCCGTCGCCGACGCTGCTAA
- a CDS encoding anti-sigma factor — translation MNEECEELAALSALGSLTDEERSAFEIEVARDSELEALTSDMEKTTAALMAAAPAVQPPAELRSELMAEVRRRISARKPAQRTLKRTRQFLWVGWGLAAALAAGAFLLWSERAQLAQQVAAMTEVEAEARHQLILVRDERDLLEEKHTETLAKLTALTKELEMRRQSSSIAELEVKKLNHELATLQKRDALAQVQIATLQSSVEAYKQGVAVVVWDSEKAQGVLKLEKMPPVEAGKDYQLWVVDPKKPAPVDAGVVRVNADGFAKVDFKPVSEISEAAKFALSVEKEGGVPKGEGPIVLIGP, via the coding sequence ATGAATGAAGAATGCGAAGAACTGGCCGCATTGTCAGCCCTTGGATCTTTGACGGACGAGGAACGCAGTGCTTTTGAAATCGAGGTGGCCCGCGATAGTGAACTCGAAGCTTTGACCTCGGACATGGAGAAAACCACCGCCGCTCTGATGGCTGCGGCACCTGCCGTGCAGCCTCCTGCGGAGTTACGCAGCGAGTTGATGGCTGAGGTCCGGCGCCGAATCTCGGCCAGGAAACCGGCTCAGCGCACGTTGAAACGCACACGTCAGTTCCTCTGGGTAGGCTGGGGCTTGGCGGCGGCTCTGGCTGCCGGGGCATTCCTGCTCTGGAGTGAGCGTGCGCAGTTGGCTCAACAGGTGGCCGCTATGACCGAAGTGGAAGCTGAAGCCCGTCATCAGCTCATCCTCGTGCGGGATGAACGAGATCTTCTGGAGGAAAAGCACACGGAAACTCTGGCCAAGCTGACAGCCCTGACGAAGGAGCTGGAAATGAGACGTCAAAGCAGCTCAATCGCTGAGCTGGAGGTCAAGAAGCTGAATCATGAACTGGCCACACTGCAGAAGCGCGACGCCCTGGCTCAGGTGCAGATCGCCACATTGCAGAGTTCGGTCGAAGCCTACAAACAAGGTGTCGCTGTCGTTGTGTGGGATAGTGAAAAAGCGCAGGGTGTGCTGAAGCTGGAAAAAATGCCGCCGGTGGAGGCGGGTAAAGATTATCAGCTCTGGGTGGTGGATCCGAAGAAGCCTGCGCCTGTCGATGCCGGTGTGGTGCGGGTGAATGCTGACGGTTTTGCCAAGGTGGACTTCAAACCCGTCAGTGAAATCTCGGAAGCGGCTAAGTTTGCCCTCAGTGTTGAAAAAGAGGGGGGCGTCCCGAAAGGGGAGGGGCCCATCGTTTTGATTGGTCCCTGA
- a CDS encoding RNA polymerase sigma factor, which translates to MPSPELTDETLLQRAGAGDARAFEQIYDRHSPRLFGFLCQMLGNEKEAEDVLQEGFLYVWDHAKAYDSTRSAPSTWLVMIFRNKAIDRLRALGRREKLLEKAAVEEAVLRTSSEVPGETLEEREKRLWVQQALQALPTEQRRLIEFAFLKGLTHPAIAESLGLPLGTVKTHIRRGLLKLRDLMKGGLSR; encoded by the coding sequence ATGCCTTCTCCTGAACTCACTGATGAAACCCTGCTCCAGCGTGCTGGCGCGGGAGATGCTCGCGCTTTTGAGCAGATCTATGACCGTCACTCACCCCGGCTCTTTGGCTTTCTCTGCCAGATGCTGGGGAATGAGAAGGAGGCGGAGGATGTCCTTCAGGAAGGTTTCCTTTATGTCTGGGATCACGCCAAGGCTTATGATTCCACGCGCAGTGCCCCGTCCACCTGGCTGGTGATGATCTTCCGTAATAAGGCGATTGATCGGCTGCGCGCTCTCGGGCGTCGCGAGAAACTTTTGGAGAAAGCCGCTGTGGAGGAGGCCGTGTTAAGAACGAGTTCGGAAGTGCCGGGGGAAACCCTGGAAGAGCGGGAAAAGCGCCTGTGGGTGCAGCAGGCCCTCCAAGCCCTACCGACTGAGCAGCGGCGTCTTATCGAGTTCGCTTTTCTCAAAGGCCTGACGCATCCAGCGATTGCAGAGTCTCTCGGCCTGCCTTTGGGCACGGTGAAGACTCACATCCGGCGAGGATTGCTGAAACTTCGCGACCTGATGAAAGGAGGACTGTCACGATGA
- a CDS encoding glutathione peroxidase → MKTLITLFSVITFAVSAAELTDIPLKTIDGSDTSLKAYEGKVLLIVNVASECGYTGQYAGLQALHEKYEKQGFSVLGFPCNDFGGQEPGSEAEIKNFCSTRFRVTFPMFAKVSITGESKHPLFAELTKTGEVQWNFEKFLIGKKGEMLARFGSDAEPEGGEIEEAVKAALVK, encoded by the coding sequence ATGAAAACCCTCATCACCCTTTTTTCTGTGATCACCTTTGCCGTCTCGGCTGCTGAGCTGACCGACATCCCGCTCAAGACCATTGATGGATCCGATACCTCCCTCAAGGCCTATGAGGGGAAGGTGCTGCTCATCGTCAATGTAGCCTCGGAGTGCGGTTACACCGGCCAGTATGCCGGACTCCAGGCACTGCATGAGAAGTATGAAAAACAGGGTTTTTCCGTCCTGGGCTTTCCTTGCAATGACTTCGGCGGGCAGGAGCCAGGCAGTGAGGCGGAGATCAAAAACTTTTGCAGCACTCGTTTCCGTGTCACGTTCCCGATGTTTGCCAAGGTATCGATCACGGGAGAGAGCAAGCATCCATTGTTTGCGGAACTGACCAAGACGGGGGAGGTGCAGTGGAACTTCGAAAAGTTCCTGATCGGTAAAAAGGGCGAGATGCTCGCGCGATTTGGGTCGGATGCTGAGCCGGAAGGTGGGGAGATCGAGGAAGCGGTGAAAGCAGCCCTCGTGAAGTAA
- the ptsP gene encoding phosphoenolpyruvate--protein phosphotransferase: MPSWKPMTQEALTEEKIWQGTAVSSGVAHAVVHVLKEDFDEPDAEPITAEQVESEMERWRAALDATHREIEQLKEMVSTEARSAEADIFDTHLLILEDVSIRKQVEKSVREKLICVDAIYYRLMCKHMDALRGLADSYLRERFLDIKDITQRVMRHLRGELLQHPMFDDPVIIVAHDLTPSDTVQLDRSKVLGFAIEMGSGNSHAAIIARSLGLPAVVRMHGIAEDLHSGDPVLLDGNEGLVILNPTPATLSKYRSREQQAEKLEDALHATRHQPAVTTDGFKVQVCANAEFVEEMGDIRDSGAAHVGLFRTEFLYMEDPAGTEDWLAESYTRAVKAIAPGHVTFRTLDIGGDKVDDQIGAEEEPNPFLGWRGIRVSLGRKQMFRRQLRALLRAAAHGPIGIMFPMVCDVGEVRAAKELLAECAQELSEEGYPPPKQVDIGAMIEIPSAALTADLIAAEVDFFSLGTNDLVQYTLAVDRLNERVADLYSPTHPAVLRLIGLTVEAARRAGIRVCICGEMAADVEVLPLLLGLGLDELSVSAGQISRVKHAIRRLNAAECAKIVEDCRHLGCPKMILERSRAIAQRLYPDLFE; the protein is encoded by the coding sequence TTGCCAAGCTGGAAGCCGATGACTCAGGAGGCGCTCACAGAGGAGAAAATTTGGCAGGGAACGGCAGTTTCCTCCGGTGTGGCGCACGCCGTGGTCCATGTGCTGAAAGAGGACTTCGATGAGCCCGACGCGGAGCCGATCACGGCGGAGCAGGTGGAGTCGGAGATGGAGCGCTGGCGCGCGGCCCTGGACGCCACCCATCGGGAGATCGAGCAACTGAAGGAGATGGTCTCCACGGAGGCTCGCAGTGCTGAGGCGGATATCTTTGACACCCATCTGCTGATCCTGGAGGATGTCTCCATCCGCAAGCAGGTGGAGAAGAGCGTGCGGGAAAAGCTCATCTGCGTGGATGCCATCTACTACCGGCTGATGTGCAAGCACATGGATGCCCTGCGTGGCCTGGCGGACAGCTATCTGCGGGAGCGGTTTTTAGACATCAAGGACATCACTCAGCGTGTCATGCGGCACCTGCGTGGGGAACTGCTCCAGCACCCGATGTTCGATGATCCGGTCATCATCGTGGCGCATGATCTCACCCCCTCAGACACGGTGCAGCTGGACCGCAGCAAGGTGCTCGGTTTTGCCATCGAGATGGGGAGTGGAAATTCCCACGCGGCCATCATCGCCCGCTCGCTAGGTCTCCCTGCGGTGGTGCGCATGCATGGCATTGCGGAAGACCTGCATTCGGGCGACCCCGTGCTGCTGGATGGCAATGAGGGCCTGGTGATCCTGAACCCCACCCCGGCGACGCTTTCAAAGTATCGCTCTCGTGAGCAGCAGGCGGAGAAACTGGAGGATGCGCTGCATGCCACCCGCCACCAGCCCGCCGTCACCACCGATGGCTTCAAGGTGCAGGTGTGTGCCAATGCGGAGTTTGTGGAGGAGATGGGGGATATCCGGGATAGCGGTGCGGCGCATGTGGGCCTGTTCCGCACGGAGTTCCTCTATATGGAGGACCCCGCCGGCACGGAAGACTGGCTGGCAGAATCTTACACCCGTGCGGTGAAGGCCATCGCTCCCGGTCATGTCACCTTCCGCACGCTCGACATCGGCGGCGATAAAGTGGATGACCAGATTGGCGCGGAAGAGGAGCCGAATCCTTTCCTGGGCTGGCGTGGCATCCGTGTCTCTTTAGGTCGGAAGCAGATGTTCCGCCGTCAATTGCGTGCCCTGCTGCGGGCCGCCGCGCATGGCCCCATCGGCATCATGTTCCCCATGGTCTGTGACGTGGGTGAGGTGCGGGCGGCGAAGGAACTGCTGGCCGAGTGTGCCCAAGAATTGAGCGAAGAAGGCTATCCGCCACCGAAGCAGGTGGACATCGGCGCCATGATCGAGATCCCCAGTGCAGCCCTGACGGCAGACCTCATCGCTGCGGAGGTGGATTTCTTCAGCCTCGGCACCAATGATCTGGTGCAATACACCCTGGCCGTGGACCGGCTGAATGAGCGTGTGGCAGATCTCTACAGCCCCACTCACCCGGCGGTGCTGCGCCTGATCGGGCTGACGGTGGAGGCCGCCCGGCGTGCGGGCATCCGCGTCTGCATTTGCGGTGAGATGGCGGCAGATGTGGAGGTGCTGCCTCTGCTCCTCGGACTCGGTTTGGATGAACTCAGTGTCTCCGCAGGCCAGATCTCCCGTGTGAAGCACGCCATCCGGCGGCTGAATGCGGCGGAGTGTGCCAAGATCGTCGAAGATTGCCGCCACCTGGGCTGCCCGAAGATGATCCTGGAGCGCAGCCGTGCCATCGCTCAGCGTCTGTATCCCGATTTGTTCGAGTGA
- a CDS encoding Mrp/NBP35 family ATP-binding protein translates to MLTDSAIRQALAQVRYPGFSRDIISFGLVKDIVIEGGQVTVEISVATRDPNIPRLIHEQAMDVLQKLPGVTEARLNFDIKEPPNPVTNTPDKLPKSSIPGVKRIIAVGSGKGGVGKSTVASNLAVALAKTGARVGLCDCDLYGPSIAHMFGTDERPYQNEEQQIVPIERYGLQLMSMGFLLEDDAPVIVRGPIATRYTQQFLRQCAWDHLDYLVLDLPPGTGDIQLTIVQTVALDGAVIVTTPQEVALIDARKAVSMFQKVNVPILGIIENMSYFLCPDNGKSYHIFGKGGGEHEAKRLQVPLLGQIPIEMSVREAGDEGHPIALEDVTESTASMAFLGIANQIRSAVPLE, encoded by the coding sequence ATGCTCACTGACTCTGCTATCCGCCAGGCCCTGGCCCAAGTCCGCTATCCCGGCTTCAGCCGCGACATCATCTCCTTTGGCCTCGTCAAAGACATTGTGATCGAGGGCGGCCAAGTGACCGTGGAGATCTCCGTGGCCACCCGGGACCCTAACATTCCCCGCCTCATCCATGAGCAAGCCATGGACGTGCTGCAAAAGCTGCCCGGAGTGACCGAGGCACGATTGAACTTTGACATCAAGGAACCGCCCAACCCGGTCACCAACACCCCGGACAAACTGCCCAAGTCCTCCATCCCTGGGGTGAAGCGCATCATCGCCGTCGGCTCTGGCAAGGGCGGCGTGGGCAAGAGCACGGTGGCCTCCAACCTCGCCGTGGCCCTGGCTAAGACCGGAGCCCGCGTCGGCCTGTGTGACTGTGATCTCTACGGCCCCAGCATTGCTCACATGTTTGGCACGGATGAACGTCCTTACCAGAATGAGGAGCAGCAGATCGTGCCGATCGAGCGCTATGGCTTGCAGCTCATGAGCATGGGTTTCCTGCTGGAGGATGATGCCCCGGTCATCGTGCGTGGCCCCATCGCCACCCGCTACACCCAGCAGTTCCTCCGCCAGTGCGCCTGGGATCACCTGGACTACCTCGTCCTGGACCTGCCACCGGGCACCGGAGACATCCAGCTCACCATCGTACAGACCGTGGCCCTGGATGGCGCGGTGATCGTCACCACGCCTCAGGAAGTGGCCTTGATCGATGCCCGCAAGGCGGTGTCCATGTTCCAGAAAGTGAACGTGCCCATCCTCGGTATCATCGAGAACATGAGCTACTTCCTCTGCCCGGATAACGGCAAGTCGTATCACATCTTTGGCAAAGGCGGCGGTGAACACGAGGCCAAGCGCCTGCAGGTGCCGCTACTCGGTCAGATCCCCATCGAGATGAGCGTGCGTGAGGCCGGTGACGAAGGCCACCCGATCGCTCTCGAAGACGTGACCGAGTCCACGGCCTCCATGGCCTTCCTTGGCATTGCCAATCAGATCCGCAGCGCAGTTCCCTTGGAGTAG
- a CDS encoding phosphatase PAP2 family protein produces the protein MVLSSLSQTLGHLTLPAQRRHLWQVFRYHLIIRPLGRVLQLWRDARVLSLEMVHMISRNRVLALSGIALGVLICVALISPLDQACLETLSVFRRQKGWVYHTAKALSHWGDFLGFNLLVLLGLFSMSLLLRSRFLRLVVVASILGATFTGGTANLCRVMLGRARPCAKVAPGFYGPSLQSQLHACPSGHTATAFGGSLPVAVAFPPAGVPLVMVAGGIAWSRMQNNAHHPTDIWLSILLATLYGIPLGLLARRMRRHRSLRLQKYAALKSSRPAQAEVIPIKA, from the coding sequence ATGGTCCTCAGCTCTCTCTCCCAGACCCTTGGTCATCTCACTCTGCCTGCCCAGCGTCGTCATCTCTGGCAGGTGTTTCGGTATCACCTGATCATCCGTCCTCTGGGTCGGGTGCTCCAGCTCTGGCGAGATGCCCGGGTGCTCAGTCTGGAGATGGTGCACATGATCTCCCGAAACCGGGTTTTGGCGCTGTCGGGAATCGCGCTGGGGGTGTTGATCTGCGTGGCTCTCATCAGCCCTCTCGATCAGGCCTGTCTGGAGACGCTGTCTGTCTTTCGCAGGCAGAAAGGTTGGGTCTATCACACCGCCAAGGCCTTGAGCCATTGGGGAGATTTCCTGGGGTTCAATCTGCTCGTGCTGCTGGGGCTGTTCTCCATGTCGCTGCTGCTGCGGTCCCGGTTTTTGCGGCTCGTTGTCGTCGCCTCGATTTTGGGGGCCACATTCACTGGCGGCACGGCCAATCTCTGCCGGGTGATGCTGGGTCGGGCTCGTCCCTGTGCCAAAGTGGCACCGGGTTTTTATGGCCCCTCGCTGCAATCCCAGCTCCACGCCTGCCCGAGCGGGCACACCGCCACCGCCTTTGGGGGCAGCCTCCCCGTCGCTGTGGCCTTCCCACCGGCCGGAGTGCCTCTGGTCATGGTCGCGGGCGGCATCGCGTGGTCACGCATGCAGAACAATGCCCACCATCCCACGGACATCTGGCTATCCATCCTGCTGGCGACACTCTATGGCATACCGCTGGGGCTGCTGGCTCGGCGGATGCGTCGGCATCGCAGTCTGCGCTTGCAGAAGTATGCAGCCCTGAAGTCCAGCCGACCCGCGCAAGCGGAGGTCATCCCGATCAAGGCGTAA